The DNA window TTGTCCCCTATCCGCTGTAATCCTTATATGCTCGCCTATAATTTTTTTGCCGACACCGACCCGAGACATACTATTATCTTGGGTTTTATTGTCGCAACCTGATATCTCAGGTACGAAAGGTACGAGAGCATCTCTTCCTCAGAAGGATTCCGGTTTTCCTTCAGATAATGTGTTTCAGATATTCCATGAAACCACTTTTTATTTCGGGATGCCGGAGTGCATACTCAACGGTCGCCTCCAGATATCCCTGCTTGTTTCCTGTATCGTACCTTCTTCCCACAAAATCATACGCAAGCATCCTGTGGCTCTGAAGGAGCATTTTCATTGCGTCAGTCAGCTGAATCTCTCCGCCCTTGCCTCTCGGAGTTCTTTCTATCATTTCAAATATGTCGCTGTCTAACACATACCTTCCAAGTATCGCCATGTCGGATGGCGCTTCCCCGGGACCCGGCTTTTCGACCATGTCAGTAACACGATATGTCCTGTCCTTAATTTTTTTTCCGGCGATTATGCCGTATTTGTATGTCTCCTCGTGAGGCACTGTCTGCACCCCCAAAACCGAATCGCCGTAGGCTTCGTACACATTAAGGAGTTGCCTAAGGCAAGGCTCTCCCTCGTTATAGACGATGTCGTCTCCAAGCAGCACTGCGAATGGCTCGTTACCTACGAATGTTTTCGCGCATCCTATTGCATGGCCCAGTCCTTTTGGCTCCTTTTGCCGAACATAGTGTATGTCTGCCATTTCGGAAATCCGGACCACCTCACGCAGCATGTCTGTTTTTCCTGATTCAGCGAGCTTTATTTCCAGCTCAAAAGATTTGTCAAAATGGTTCTGTATCGTTTCTTTGTTGCGGGTTGTTATTATGAGTATCTCCTCTATGCCGGATGCGACGACTTCCTCTACAATATACTGCAATGCAGGCTTGTCCACTATGTTAAGCATTTCCTTGGGAACTGCCTTGGTTGCCGGGAGAAATCTTGTTCCCAAACCGGCTGCCGGTATTACCGCTTTTTTCACTTTCATGCCATAACCCTCCTAAAAACTGTCTCTATAAGATTTCGATGGAAACCGGGCAGTGATCCGACCCGGCAACGTCGTCATGGATTTCGGCCTTGCCAACCCTGTATTCGAACCATTCCCTTTCTATAGGCAAGAATCCTGATCTCTTTTCATTCGGACATCCTTTCTTTTCGTATTTCTTTTTTCGTGCAGTAGGCTAATCCAACAGTACCGGGGCCAACGTGCAAGCCTATTATCGGTCCAATAGGTCTAATTGGCGGAGCATAACCTATAATGCTTTCAACCATTTCCGCCAAAACCTCGGCATCCTTATGTGCATTTATATGGTGAACGGTGACATGTCTCAATCCGAAGCTTTCAATTTCATTTTTGAAGTTTTCCAAAATTCTTTTAATCGCTTTTTTCTGTGTTCTGACCTTGTCAAAAATATCCGTCTCTCCTTCATCGTTGACTGTAAGAATCGGGGTTATCTTAAAAATATTTCCGATTAAAGCCTGAGCTCCACCTATCCTGCCACCATTCCTTAGGTGTGTAAGATTGTTGGGTGCGAAAAGAAAACGGCTGCAACAAAGAATGTTTTTCACCATCTCCTTTATTTCTCCAATGGACTTGCCTTCTCTTGCTGCTTCCGCCGCTTTTATTGCTGAATATCCCATTTCCATGCAATTCGTTTTTGAATTTATAATTTTAATTTCACAATCTTTAAAGTTCTCCGAAACCATGTTGCCAGCCATTTTGGCCGTATTGTATGTTCCGCTCATTTCGTTTGAAATGAATATGCCAATTACTTTTTTACCTTCATTGATGTACTCGGAAAATATATCAATAAACTCCTGTATCGGCGGTTGTGACGATTTCGGTATTACGCCTTTTTCTTCCATCAGCTTGTAAAAATCCTCGTTGCTGATTTCGGTCTCTCTTATATATTCTTCGCCAAAAGTAAAACTCAAAGGAATAACTCTAATGCCA is part of the Peptostreptococcaceae bacterium genome and encodes:
- a CDS encoding DegV family protein; amino-acid sequence: MNIQVITDSTSYISGAVAEELGIRVIPLSFTFGEEYIRETEISNEDFYKLMEEKGVIPKSSQPPIQEFIDIFSEYINEGKKVIGIFISNEMSGTYNTAKMAGNMVSENFKDCEIKIINSKTNCMEMGYSAIKAAEAAREGKSIGEIKEMVKNILCCSRFLFAPNNLTHLRNGGRIGGAQALIGNIFKITPILTVNDEGETDIFDKVRTQKKAIKRILENFKNEIESFGLRHVTVHHINAHKDAEVLAEMVESIIGYAPPIRPIGPIIGLHVGPGTVGLAYCTKKEIRKERMSE
- the galU gene encoding UTP--glucose-1-phosphate uridylyltransferase GalU, whose amino-acid sequence is MKVKKAVIPAAGLGTRFLPATKAVPKEMLNIVDKPALQYIVEEVVASGIEEILIITTRNKETIQNHFDKSFELEIKLAESGKTDMLREVVRISEMADIHYVRQKEPKGLGHAIGCAKTFVGNEPFAVLLGDDIVYNEGEPCLRQLLNVYEAYGDSVLGVQTVPHEETYKYGIIAGKKIKDRTYRVTDMVEKPGPGEAPSDMAILGRYVLDSDIFEMIERTPRGKGGEIQLTDAMKMLLQSHRMLAYDFVGRRYDTGNKQGYLEATVEYALRHPEIKSGFMEYLKHII